The genomic window cactttgctgacttgtcacaggtcaatttacgtttaacaatattagttttcaaatgcatcatccttcacacattatgtaaacatctttaacattaacactttggttgtaaaagtattgcactttattcaaacagaacaaaaacaaaaatgctgattcacaatgtacaatagcaaaggactattttgagtggagacagtgttcatccacactataattggataagctaaaataaattatttaaatcGGTGAAGGCCACACGAAATGAAAACACACTATcagtaaattacttcccttgtgagtgAGAGGGTCATACCCATAAAAGCCATGTCAGTTTTagcccatgtgagtgtgtgtggtgagggggggaggggggggagggggcagatgccctgtgaaaacattggccatagatatatatatatgtgaattacttcccttgggtatgaacatttatgaatgatttAAATGGGTGAAGGAAGGctaaacaaaatgaaaatcagtaaatTACTAAATAactaaattacttcccttgtgagtgAGAACAGTCATGAATACCATGTTCCAACGTTTtgaccttcaaagttgaaaaggagtaactgaacttcatgtttAGATGTCATCGAGTCCAACATGTCAGTAAAGTTTGAAAgccctagattcataaacatctgaaaactgctcaacgtctgtgcatcacggcacattaataaaagtaagagtcAGTAAGATTAATctaactgctatggtgaggcagtaatCACTCGTTGATgaattatttgaattctgaatttcgaacaaacaaaatacagtgGGCCCCCCTCCTAACCCCCCTTTCAGGCCtccaagaattaaaaaaaagcagatcttaaaaaggaggaaatctgcttaatatgtaggtaaatgtacaacgggttgtgaacagaaaatccaaaaacgtaaggtcttaaaagcggtgaagtctgaaaagggggggagggggggacctaaaatgtggcgatcataaccataatttatctaatataacaaagttcattctgaaatcttcttcagcgtttgattatgtttgtttatttggtgtttaacgtcgttttcaaccacgaatgttatatcgcgacggggaaaggggggagatgggatagagccacttgtcaattgtttcttgttcacaaaagcactaatcaaaaatttgctccaggggcttgcaatgtagtacaatataatattaccttactgggagaatgcaagtttccagtacaaaggacttaacatttcttacatactgcttgactaaaatcttcacaaaaattgactatattctatacaagaaacacttaacaagggtaaaaggagaaacagaatccgtcaggAGCCTCAGacggaaatattgttcctctgtcaccagatcattgcctctTGAACAGAACTGACCCTTAGCCTACGTacttccccacacacacatggatcagaggcaatgatatggctgacagagaagcaaaagaggctgtcacagatcaagcagcatttcatgacataaaattaacaaagacgggagcaaaacacaaaatggccaaagttgcctggcgtcactgggaaacagaattaaaaatagAAGGCAATAcccatggttggcttattctgccccgacaaacaaaacaaaacaggcctacgtacactccccacctccctccttaaaatacttcgcagcattcgcacggatggatgcgctcacaagtgctttccccgtctctgtgaatgtggacagtttatatcttttttacacctctttAACCACTGCCAATCATTCCAACAAGAtttccgcaacctacacacGACAGGAGCTCCTGTgctacacacccttgtcaacgaacacaaactgaaaccccatgaggTTTTTattagataaacattgcacgcttcaatggaagctagcatacaccctgtgtctctcaatatacagtataaggctgaaataggatatctgttttaaaaacCCTGAAGTCCgttcctccttcccacccctcaatACTCTCTCACAccgagctttttcttcttcattgtattatttttccagttatgtatttacttacctattcagccacaaatataacaatattccacataacaaaaattaaaaaaataagcctgcaaaaccgctccagtccaaccatattccgcgtacacaatcttcccttccatccccattttgaaacatcgcaacagacttccagatatgattataacacgatcataattatgtgttctctggttgcatgtttgttcagtgtcttgtccccacataaagcatattaactctacctgtcctatAATTGCAAgagacggaagctgaaaattaaaggtacacacagttcaaacaatcattcaactgtatatttatttgaccttacacagactgtaggaagaggcaaaccgtcttgaacaatatttttccccaagaagcgactccaagaacacagaagactcgaaggtgagtgacgtaccttgtagtctttctgtgatagtagtagtccagtagtggacgataccttccgcctgtggtctaaCGTAAGAAGTGGGCTtgacgtgtatggccgtttttcaTTTGCAGCGTTAGAATCTAGGTTTACAAAAACATGTTTACTGTTATCACATCAATATTTGAGAATAAAAGCGACTATCACATGTTCATATTGCTTGAATGATGTTTGAAGTGAAACAATAAGAGGATCAATCCCTCCTGGAAGGCTAGTCACATCAAGACTGAATACTGTGGTTTGATATGCGTGCTACAATTACTAATGCTATCTGCACTGTGTTTCAGCAATTAGTTACTATTTGACCCAGTTTTACATCACAGTGGACGGTCAGCCCTGTGTGACGGTGGATGCCACCCAGATAAGGGTCATGAACATCTCCGTGAATTGTTCTTCACTTCTCTACGGACAGAGGGTTCGCTTCACCAGAACAGCTGGATCGACCAGTCGTCTTTACCTCAATGAATTTGAAATTCTCGGTAAGCATATGCTCAAGGTGCACTAGCTACCTCATGTTTGAAGTAATGACAAACTCGTTTTCGGTTGAATCGATTAAGGCCCCAGAATTACGTAGCGGAGGGCGTTATTTTTTTTAGCTGCCATTAATCAGTCAAAATGTTTGAATATTGGGCAAGACATCAATCATAGAGTATAGTTTTCTGCTATATTAGTAGTTATTAAAACAAATATGCTGAAGCAGTTGTGAAGAATATGTTCTAAATGTGCTATTTTTAGTAACACGAAATATGGACTTGGTTTTGACACAATATTATGTTCAGGGACACTCACTTTTCACACTAGTCCTTTTTTTGGGGTTGATATTATAAAATGTTtaatgggttgttgacagaccagcttttttgtcggtccgagggggagcatatcatcttttgtttcatattcattgaccaaggccgaaggccgcggtcaataaatatgaaacaaaagtcgatatgccccccgaggaccgacagaaaagctggtctgacaacaaaccaccaaacatcgtttttgtcatcattttggtagtgagaaaataagtgaaaaatcaacacagggagccatgctttgaaacacgagtttcGTTTTGATAATACATGCACATGTTTTGGGGCCCGGGCCCCAGCATGTTGTTGCAATCAAGGCTgacgtgtgaaagcaactttctgtgttttgagttcataaaatgttgagataagtatgtcaggtttgaggatgcacagttctgtatgTTCTTCTCAGTATTCCATCCCCTCTGTTTTCAATTGTAAATATTAAGATTAGTGATcaaatgtggaagctacgttgggtcaaaggtcacagaagatttgcattgTGCAGCAAggcacgttgggtcaaaggtcacagaagagtttcgtcgtgcagcgaaggaaagaatcgcgattttgtttccgactcattgcctctttgtttttcaatatacctgtcattctgcttgctcggctttgttagatgtttgcatatcttgttgcttttattattatttcttatttgcgcttcgtttatgaatacaacgtcttgtgcacgggtcaaaatctgtgtgtcaggggtcaattggtttgacttgacgttcgtgtttctccgaacgtctgtgtatcgaaacacagatacacgcactccatgactttgtaagaagacaaaacatatcactaagttttatttgtttgtgatgaatttatgacctttcatgaagcagtttttttttttaatttttacttttgccagtttgccagttcgtctTTGGAACTTTgtaaagcagtgtcgtctgccCAGGTCTGggaaaacgccaatgaaaagagccgaagaatccccgaacgtttctattgggtttacttttgattatccatgtataacctgcttcctgcaactatgggaaccggggatttattgcatggggaacatgatatttatttcccaggtggctgtgaatgaaaactcgtgaaaatgatgacaatatttGTTGTCTGGATTCCTACAGACAGCCAAGTGGAAATATCTATTGGTTTATAAAATGTGATAAGTCAAGTAATCATATAATATTGAATATGAAAATAAatatatgaacagaaaaaaattGGGTCCTTTATTGATTTCAGTAACTTCCATCTGTGAGAATCCAgataataacaaaacaaaacagcatGCAACATTTTAAGCtctatttataaaaaaataaattaaaaattacAGGAACTCATTAATGTGTTTTTTGTCAAACTTTTCACACCCTTAAAAAATAGGGTTTCCGCTAAAACTATCTCAGTAGAAACTGGAAGAAAGTGTGTATATCAAGGGAGCATTCATTACTTCATACTATTATTCAAGGGAGGTAAATTGTAATCATTGTTTTATGTATGATGCATCTTGTtttcccaaagaagcaaaacatgTACAGACcccggcaaaagaaacgcaactcatttgcgcccactgttgcacgtgatttttcgtcattttcaaattgtcgtaaactATAAACCAGATACATATAAAAGGATATTTTATTGGCTGTAAATAAAATTggcagtctgtctgtttatgaGTTTGTTTTATTACatgaataaaacaaattgtCTTATATGTGTATAGTAGTATACCCGTATGCTAGCATAAGTTGTGCTTGGAGCTGGAACCTCTGGCAAGCAGTCTCTGTCCATTGTTTTCAGTGCCGTGGGGCAACAGTCGGTGTGACGAGGGACGATGGGGACCACAGTGTCGGCTTTACTGTGACAACAACTGTGGTGGCCGCGCTGGAACCAACTTTTGCTATCGGTCAAGTCTCAACTGTTACGATGGTAATGACTTGGATATGTCACATACTAACTCTCATTGGATTACAGATAACTCATCAATGGTTGGCGAATCAAGAACCATTATTTATACAAAATTGTTTCCTTGCAGCTCGCGTTTATCTTCATATCCATGGACTACTTGGGAATATTTTCAAATTCAATTCAAGACCTGTTGTGTAACCTATCCAAATGTGTATTTATCATGTTGCcagtttctttgtttctgttagcTAAGCGGGTGTGTATTCGTTGCATTTCCTCAGCAGCTCGTGTTATTTCTCTAGCAGCAAAGCCTTGATCTGACTTGTGTTAGTGAACTTTCACAGAGTATTGACATATTGTGTTAAATGAGACAAACAGTCTCTCGCGCCCTTGCTTAATAACACAatgaagaaaaataagaaaaagaaacTATGTATAtgacatgttttgttttgggtaaTTAACGCTTTATAACGCTACCGTTCTTGTTTGCCTGACATCAATTGGTAAACCACATGAATCAAAATAAGTGTTAGTAAGTGACTGGGACAAACTCACTGTAATTAGGTTTGACTGTAATGAACAACTTTCAACACTTTTTCAAGTTGAGCTTTTACTGCCAGGAAATGGTCACCAGTTATTATATCTCAAGAACATGGTGACAGTGCTTGCAACAGCcatgtagtttgtttgttttagaaaTTAGTTTACTGTTGATTCACACAAAACATTGATAACGAAATCACATCCGATACAATCGTACTTTTGGATATCGAGAGACAAAaataacagacacaaaaacacaaatcacaTAGACAAAGATTATGTAATTAACGCAGGCACAGAGATTCTCTTTCAATATGTCTATAGAATCCAAGTCatcttgttatgtgtgtgttaatgtaaTTCAGAGTGTGTTGCCGGCCGATGGGGAGAACGATGTCAGAAGCGGTGTGGTCAGAACTGTGTGACTGGTAACTGTGACCTGGAAACAGGAAACTGCTCCGGTAAGACCGTGTATCACAGCCTAGTGAACCGTcaatgtcaatgtgtgtgtgtgtgtgtgtgtgtgtgtgtgtgtgtgtgtgggggggggaagagagagagagagagagagagagagaaagagagagagagagagagagagagagagagagagagagtacatttTTTGTAAGAAAACTAACCACAATGTCTTTCTCCAGAAATCGTTTCTTTGGAACATAGGTTCATCAGAAAGTGTATACATATTTCTGGAAGtgacttaaaaaaaaccatttggTTATAACTGTAATCCGCATTACTTTGGATACTTGTCTGCATACAACAGTCTGATCGGGTTTTTGTCTTACTTGACAGTTGTTTAGAATGATGCTTTAAAATCGTTTTCTCGTTGTCTATTGCAGCGTGTATAGCTGGCTGGTACGGCGAGCAGTGTAACAAAGCGTGTCCATCACACAGCTGTCTGCTCAACACGTGTCACCAGAAGACCGGGCGCTGCCTGGCGTGTCACACCGGCTATGATGGAGAGAACTGTATAGGTAACCTCTAGCAACGAAATGGTAGTGCTTCTCTACACAAGTAATTACGTTCAATCACTATAAATGAGATCCGgcaccgatacatgcacagcctggcggtgaccttacgatGGATTTTCTTCCGCTGATATGACCAAGTCACCGACACAGACTGTGTCAGTTCCTGGGAGATGTGACACAATGTTATACACTTTATAATGCTTCGCGTTATGACGTCGTCTCTACCATTTCTAACTTATGACCTCAAATATGTCACTTTGGAATACAGAATCAATTAAGAATATACATCTTGGTTTGTTCAGTAGGTGTCGTTTGTCATTAAATAATATTTCCAGTTGAGGCTACTTACGATTCTGCCGGTACGAGAAAAACGTTCAGCTTTGAAACAGGGTTTTACTATAACATACATATATATTCATTTACGCACCACCACCGTCGTTCACgaggttttacatgggatgagagctTTCTTCCACTTATACACATACCGACAACTAAGATCCTATCTATTTGCTATGCTGCAGATATTAGTTCTGAACAATATTCCAAATCTGCAAACAAAGCCACCAGCGTGTTttgttctgtgtttgtttgtttatatactacttttgtttttacttttggtttgtttggtaTGATTTTAAGGGAAAGAATGCACTTATCTCTTATCTCACTTAAAAGTGTGTGAGGATCTATGATGATTTACAAGATGGTCTAACGGGAAAGAATGTACTGTTACGTTGCTATTACTGTATATGCTTAGACCtgccctttctctctttcagaGTGTGGTCAAGGTTTTTCAAAAAACAACACTGCATCCTGTTCACCCTGCAGCGCATTCTGCAACACAGGGGTGTGTGACACGATCACTGGCAACTGTACCAACGGTAATATTTTTTTGTAAGGACGACGAGTTTGTGAAACTGTTTGGAAAGATAACCACTCTTTCGATACAAAGACGAGTCAAAAAAGAAAAccagtcgcgtgaagcgatatacaaACATTAAAGACAGTATACcgaaggcgccattttggaaagttttctgacgatttggaccttaagTTAacaagttcaagggacattcgctgttcTGTACTTTAGTAACTcttgcaatgatttgctcaaaactgctccgaaactatgcaAAATAATTacatgaattttaatcagcgagcggtttgtATCGCCCAGCTCTTCGGTCAGAAGTCCGGCCGGACTTCCGGTCGTCATCATTAGTTATTTAGTTTTCATAGATACCCATTCTGTAAACCATATtaagaccgttggattgagAAATGCAAACCTTCAGTCTAGCTAACGTACGCTAATTCCGTGCCATACAGGGCTAAAACGCTTCGCataccagaaataaacacaATGTACGTTGGCGAATATTACGGTCTGctatgactaccaaacacagaaTTTAAAATGTGAAAcatagaacgctcaaacactaattctaagaccttcctTGTGCGTGTTGTCATATTATCAACTGCCAAAAcgaactctgtagctctcgACAAAAACTAGGAGCCAATCGCGCACGATGCGTAACAATGAGAATAACAGTCTGGGATTCctactcaaaacacagccgCTTTCTATTTGAGTAACTCGGCGCTCAAACGTTTATGTTAAGgcattcctggtgtgtggtcacacaaTTTCAACCCACAACCTCAACTGTATAGCTTTtggggcgatttgagacagttttcttgttagatGTACTCCCTTTAAGTCAATCTGTCAGCCTGAAACACATTTTcgtgaaaaacaaacatcaaaacAGCCAACATAGAGACTACTGTACTAATTGGCTTCCTTATAGCCTAAACTGAAAGATTGAGACGGGTCTAGcccgtctccgcgaagcatgcgaattAGTGCCAAAgcaacctattttctttaattgtgagtacatttttagagtaaacatggtatatatagaggttacaacacgagtgttgtttttttatatggcttgtatatCAGCCAAGACCCAGCAGATGAATATTAAGGGACTCACAAGCCTTTTTCTTAAAATCCAGAAATcataaagaataagattaaatcgTTTACTCACACTTTAATTTCATTTGGAATTATTAGATATGTAATGACCACACTCATCAATTGATTTATAAGCTTCGTAGCTCAAATGAAATCCCAAAGTTCGGAAGAAATTTCATTCAATTTGATACACAAATTAGGGTTTGACAGGGCCGCCTCAGAGTGgagtttgttgttgtaaatatttTCCTCATCCTAACTCTTTCGTAACAATTGGGTCCAATGTCCAATATAGGGTGACACGAGACTATCCAATGGAAGTCCTTGAATCTCCCCTTGTGCCAGAATAATAATATAACTCGATTACGTATGCTCGTCACAAGTTATTGGTCAAGCTATTATGCACAAGCTTGACATACATATTTTAAGGTGTTTCTATTTTGGAAGTTATATCAGTTTCTGTACATTCTTTGACTGCAATTGCTGTTCCTTATATGGTCAAGGGCATAATGTGTTTACATTTCCATATATGGTAAAGGGTTTTTTAAGCTTTGGAAAAACATGTGCCATGTGGAAACCATGCAGTAACTTAATTTCTAAGCATGCGTTTTGGAGAGCTAAACCATTGTGTAATTGTCTGAGTATGCGTACTTGTGGTCAACATTTATTTTAGCTGCGCAGGAATCTTTAAATACGAACGCTCGGAAACAAAAATGGCGCTCCTTTTAACAGGAGATGTTTCACCAGTTCGGAACAAAAACTCCACCTAGATTTCTTATCATGCTCCTGAACAAAAAggatattttttacatttcatCTACATACAACTTCAGCAGCGAATCCTCGATCTGACCTGTTTTAGTGAATGTGTacatttcattgaaaaaattgacgggcgctgtggcggggtggtaagacgtcggcctcttaatcggaaggtcgagggttcgaatcccggtcgctgccgcctggtgggttaagggtgtagattttttccgatctcccaggtcaacgtatgtgcagacctgctagtgacttaacccccttcgtgtgtacacgcaagcacaagaccaagtgcgttcggaaaagatcctgtaatccatgtcagagttcgatgggttatagaaacacgaaaatacccagcatgcttcctccgaaagcggcgtatggctgcctaaatggcggggtaaaaacggtcatacacgtaacaatccactcgtgcacaaaacacgagtgtacgcggagtttcagcccacgaacgcagaagaagaagaagaagaattgaacAAATTGAACACATGATTCAGGAGACGAACATCCTCTCGTGCCCTCGCTAAATAAAgtcatatacatatataaaaTCAAATATATTCATAATAACATGAAGATaaagaagataaagaagaaaCATAAAAGAGGTATATGATATGTTTTCGTTTCGGTTattaaacacaacacaaactatACCGTTCTTGTCTTGCAGAAGTGCGTTGTCGAAATGTCGCGACGTTTTAGGCGTTGGTTCAAATGATATGCAccttcgcaacaacaacaacattgttcCCAAATATGTTCGTTGAATGATCTTTAAGAATAAGAAGACAATCTTCAAATACTTCTATGttatgcttttgtgtgtgtgtgtgtgtgtgaaatagaatagaatatagaataatgtttattgtcatgaaccagtaaagttagtgtgtgtgtgtgtgtgtgtgtgtgtgtgtgtgtgtgtgtgtgtgtgtgtgtgtgtgtgtgtgtgtcattgtgatCAGGGTGTGTTGCCGGCCGATGGGGAGACCAATGTGAATACAGGTGTGGCCAAAACTGCGCGACTGGCAACTGTGACCTGAAAACAGGAAACTGCTCCGGTAAGACCGTTATACCTCATGATTATTgaacatgattgtgtgtgtgtgtgtgtgtgtgtgtgtgtgtatgtgtgtgtgtgcgtgtgtgtgtgtgtatgtgtgtgtgtgtatgcgtgtgtgtgtgtgtgtgggggagtttgtgtgtgcgtgtaggtgtgtgtaAGCGTATAAAGGCGTGCACGTGCGctttcgtgcgtgtgtgcgtgtatttgtgtaatatatatatgtgtgtgtgtgtgtgtgtgtgtgtgtgtgtgtgtgtgtgtgtgcgtgc from Littorina saxatilis isolate snail1 linkage group LG4, US_GU_Lsax_2.0, whole genome shotgun sequence includes these protein-coding regions:
- the LOC138963637 gene encoding uncharacterized protein; this encodes MGWSQLGVLMLGLCCAAHVVWGQGYVNIAPGKTYNQSGTSSSSTSYLTSNAADGKTGSYFRSDSLNIPFWEVDLGRTYPVHKITVWSLNTISYYLTQFYITVDGQPCVTVDATQIRVMNISVNCSSLLYGQRVRFTRTAGSTSRLYLNEFEILVPWGNSRCDEGRWGPQCRLYCDNNCGGRAGTNFCYRSSLNCYDECVAGRWGERCQKRCGQNCVTGNCDLETGNCSACIAGWYGEQCNKACPSHSCLLNTCHQKTGRCLACHTGYDGENCIGNL